The Toxorhynchites rutilus septentrionalis strain SRP chromosome 3, ASM2978413v1, whole genome shotgun sequence genome includes a region encoding these proteins:
- the LOC129779099 gene encoding uncharacterized protein LOC129779099 isoform X2, producing MENALKMCEKNNVYLKTTLYRLHVQGLTANTKLGRKPILPQKLEKLLVSYLLEMERRFFGMTWTDLKRLAFQLARSNNLPSTFNGDEEMAGKKWLKLFMARNPTLSFRKPESTSIARVRGFNRESVNYFFDLLEEVGIDKFPPHRIYNVDETGVSVVQSRKPEIIALKGKKQVGVLSAAERGALITVVCSMSPAGSFVPPAKKIPPPSAKDGAPAGVTVLVGFKRQFSRIGFETS from the exons ATGGAAAATGCACTAAAAATGTGTGAGAAAAATAATG tgtacctTAAAACCACTTTGTATAGATTACATGTGCAAGGTTTGACCGCCAATACAAAGCTTGGGCGAAAGCCAATTCTGCCGCAGAAACTGGAAAAACTTTTGGTGAGTTACTTACTAGAAATGGAAAGGCGATTTTTCGGTATGACGTGGACAGACTTGAAAAGACTGGCATTTCAGTTGGCAAGATCAAACAATTTGCCATCTACGTTTAATGGTGATGAAGAGATGGCAG GTAAAAAGTGGCTGAAATTGTTTATGGCTAGGAATCCGACATTGAGCTTTAGAAAACCAGAATCAACATCGATCGCCAGAGTACGTGGATTTAATCGTGAAAGTGTAAATTATTTCTTCGATCTATTAGAAGAAGTTGGAATCGATAAATTTCCACCACATCGAATATACAATGTAGATGAGACAGGAGTTAGCGTCGTCCAATCGAGAAAACCGGAAATTATTGCTCTAAAAGGCAAGAAGCAAGTTGGAGTTTTGTCAGCTGCAGAAAGAGGCGCTTTAATAACGGTAGTTTGTTCGATGAGCCCTGCTGGAAGTTTTGTACCGCCAGCCAAGAAAATACCGCCTCCTTCGGCAAAAGACGGTGCGCCAGCTG GTGTCACAGTTCTGGTTGGATTCAAACGTCAATTTTCACGGATTGGTTTCGAAACTTCTTGA